The Euphorbia lathyris chromosome 3, ddEupLath1.1, whole genome shotgun sequence genome contains a region encoding:
- the LOC136221902 gene encoding uncharacterized protein isoform X3 gives MPMAADHRRKRLNGASFAGCSSWEQYKTKKKKLESPKCEFNARSHISLEWDGSLKKVVAKREQIGLRRKDLRAFNNLAPQCHGILADVLVIPQEIFEVENLMEVLSHEVWQTHLSENERKYLSQFLPRGSDGEDTVQALLSGDNFHFGNPFLKWGTSLCSGNLHPDSLIHQEQWTKSEQKSYFSEIDKYHNDMVKYLQKLKEICENSQDPANEVLKKISSRSRRDVEQQISSHANEFGLHNLEENAATTSESCSFIAEDKACSSDNQNSSLMKGGKIQRRVHEKCSTKDTSRKQLLASDDGKPTKGELQKRNIHLNDGDNKYMSYLKISKKQHQLVKSMKHSGKSIQSKSLNRVLGNLDMLHVQPYGEFVKEEQKKLQAHWLQLANVDLPAAYENWRARQSQRKEITKSLEQDLKSKLETLMEDDETVSREQHEGVRKLEFGVKDEEKVNYMSILQYQNDQGKRKDGSDEDEEISGDEDVLEDQIDLGEREFDSNFEDEEKECHDTVLLRDQNDGPGNKESYVEDGEDSGSGSPQYLSPEQIASPSACHEINPSDADSEKNHVASKSDEVSPNNSGYSGNGNTADPSVGQGGPIPIGGDVWPTVGMPHSFYGSTTNNEYASIGELSLPHSVNNAQRSQVIDLESDVHEVESAKILLQRQANDGSFSYPNHDRSGLLQSLFKGQDMVSYQHEQKQMGLDFQSHNMLIQDGHFSGQLQRQLHPSLPLEQGQKRHGENYMQQSLSENIYSEGGQYLVPRQGHVPPINGHVPPVNLPDWPVVNPVRMPARLPAHLNNDVLITQNWYSSEHQVRGGWNSTESASVPGQSISSNTDQGLYSVFSQCSQLRSNNHFDMVPPEQFMLPARSYEMASGVTSRIGNSLPQAAHPLDYLSGRDTTGSLMPDDMGWMHLPQNSGLHDSVGKSYLRSWNQ, from the exons ATGCCAATGGCGGCTGATCATAGAAGAAAAAGGCTTAATGGTGCCAGCTTTGCTGGTTGCAGTTCTTGGGAGCAATAcaaaactaaaaagaaaaaactggaatcaccaaaatgtgaattcaATGCGAGGTCGCACATCTCTCTTGAGTGGGATGGTAGCTTAAAAAAGGTTGTTGCCAAAAGGGAACAAATTGGGCTGCGACGGAAAGATTTGAGGGCATTTAATAATCTTGCTCCCCAGTGTCATGGAATTTTAGCTGATGTCCTTGTTATTCCTCAAGAAATTTTTGAGGTTGAGAATCTGATGGAGGTGCTTTCTCATGAG GTTTGGCAGACCCATTTATCTGAAAACGAGAGGAAGTATCTTTCGCAGTTTCTACCTAGAGGATCAGATGGAGAAGACACTGTGCAAGCATTGCTTTCCGGGGATAACTTTCATTTTGGAAATCCTTTTCTCAAATG GGGTACTTCACTTTGTTCAGGCAATCTCCACCCTGATTCTCTTATTCATCAGGAACAATGGACAAAATCTGAGCAGAAATCATACTTCTCTGAGATAGACAAGTACCATAATGA CATGGTAAAGTATTTGCAGAAGCTGAAAGAGATATGTGAAAATAGCCAAGATCCTGCAAACGAAGTTTTGAAGAAGATatcaag TAGGTCAAGAAGGGATGTGGAACAACAAATTTCATCACATGCAAATGAGTTTGGACTTCACAACCTTGAGGAGAATGCTGCAACTACATCTGAATCCTGCTCCTTCATTGCAGAGGATAAAGCATGTAGTAGTGACAATCAAAATAGTTCATTAATGAAGGGTGGAAAAATTCAAAGAAG GGTTCATGAAAAATGCTCTACAAAAGATACAAGCAGAAAGCAGTTGTTGGCTTCAGATGATGGAAAACCCACAAAAGGAGAGCTACAGAAACGTAATATCCACCTTAATGATGGTGATAATAAATATATGTCATACTTAAAG ATAAGCAAGAAACAACATCAACTTGTTAAAAGTATGAAGCATTCTGGTAAAAGCATTCAGTCTAAGTCCCTGAACCGGGTGTTGGGTAACCTTGATATGCTGCATGTACAACCATATGGAGAATTTGTGAAAGAGGAGCAGAAAAAGTTGCAGGCGCATTG GTTGCAACTAGCAAATGTAGATCTTCCTGCAGCATATGAAAACTGGAGAGCCAGACAGTCGCAGAGGAAGGAGATCACCAAATCGTTGGAGCAAGACTTGAAAAGTAAACTGGAAACTTTGATGGAG GATGATGAGACTGTTTCCCGGGAGCAGCATGAAGGagttagaaaacttgaattCGGAGTCAAG GATGAGGAGAAAGTGAACTACATGAGTATACTGCAGTACCAAAATGATCAAGGGAAAAGAAAAGATGGATCTGATGAG GATGAGGAGATATCAGGCGATGAGGATGTtcttgaagatcagattgatctAGGAGAAAGAGAATTTGATTCGAATTTTGAG GATGAGGAGAAAGAATGTCATGATACTGTTTTGCTAAGGGATCAGAATGATGGACCAGGAAACAAGGAGTCATATGTGGAAGATGGTGAAGATTCTGGGTCTGGCTCTCCACAGTATCTGTCTCCGGAGCAGATTGCTTCCCCTAGTGCTTGTCACGAAATTAACCCTTCAGATGCAGATTCAGAAAAAAATCATGTGGCATCAAAATCAGACGAGGTTTCTCCAAATAATTCTGGGTACTCAGGTAATGGAAACACAGCAGACCCTTCCGTTGGTCAGGGTGGTCCTATCCCTATAGGTGGAGATGTCTGGCCAACAGTTGGCATGCCACATTCTTTTTATGGTTCAACCACAAACAATGAATATGCATCTATTGGTGAGTTGTCACTCCCACATTCAGTTAATAATGCCCAACGGAGCCAAGTAATAGATTTGGAATCTGATGTGCATGAAGTAGAATCTGCAAAGATTTTGTTGCAAAGACAAGCTAACGATGGTTCCTTCAGTTACCCAAACCATGATCGGAGTGGGTTACTTCAATCTTTATTCAAGGGGCAAGACATGGTATCCTACCAACATGAACAAAAGCAAATGGGACTAGATTTCCAATCACACAATATGTTGATACAAGATGGTCATTTTTCTGGGCAACTCCAGAGGCAGCTTCATCCTTCTTTGCCACTGGAACAAGGGCAAAAGAGACACGGTGAGAATTACATGCAACAATCTCTCTCAGAAAACATTTATTCTGAAGGAGGTCAATACTTAGTTCCAAGACAAGGACATGTGCCACCCATCAATGGCCATGTGCCACCTGTCAATCTACCGGATTGGCCTGTTGTTAATCCTGTTCGCATGCCAGCACGACTTCCAGCTCACTTAAATAATGATGTGCTGATAACTCAGAACTGGTATTCTAGTGAGCATCAAGTTCGTGGTGGTTGGAATAGTACAGAGAGTGCAAGTGTCCCAGGCCAGAGCATTAGTAGTAACACAGATCAAGGCTTGTATAGCGTTTTTTCTCAGTGTAGCCAATTGCGGTCAAATAACCATTTTGACATGGTGCCTCCTGAGCAATTCATGTTGCCTGCTAGGAGCTACGAAATGGCAAGTGGAGTTACTTCTAGGATTGGTAATTCTTTACCACAAGCAGCTCATCCACTTGACTATTTGAGTGGGCGCGATACTACCGGTTCCCTGATGCCTGATGATATGGGATGGATGCATTTGCCTCAGAATTCAGGTTTACATGATTCAGTGGGAAAATCATACTTGAGGTCTTGGAACCAATAA
- the LOC136221902 gene encoding uncharacterized protein isoform X1, with translation MPMAADHRRKRLNGASFAGCSSWEQYKTKKKKLESPKCEFNARSHISLEWDGSLKKVVAKREQIGLRRKDLRAFNNLAPQCHGILADVLVIPQEIFEVENLMEVLSHEVWQTHLSENERKYLSQFLPRGSDGEDTVQALLSGDNFHFGNPFLKWGTSLCSGNLHPDSLIHQEQWTKSEQKSYFSEIDKYHNDMVKYLQKLKEICENSQDPANEVLKKISSRSRRDVEQQISSHANEFGLHNLEENAATTSESCSFIAEDKACSSDNQNSSLMKGGKIQRRVHEKCSTKDTSRKQLLASDDGKPTKGELQKRNIHLNDGDNKYMSYLKISKKQHQLVKSMKHSGKSIQSKSLNRVLGNLDMLHVQPYGEFVKEEQKKLQAHWLQLANVDLPAAYENWRARQSQRKEITKSLEQDLKSKLETLMEDDETVSREQHEGVRKLEFGVKDEEKVNYMSILQYQNDQGKRKDGSDEDEEISGDEDVLEDQIDLGEREFDSNFEVLLYLIMFPFSLDEEKECHDTVLLRDQNDGPGNKESYVEDGEDSGSGSPQYLSPEQIASPSACHEINPSDADSEKNHVASKSDEVSPNNSGYSGNGNTADPSVGQGGPIPIGGDVWPTVGMPHSFYGSTTNNEYASIGELSLPHSVNNAQRSQVIDLESDVHEVESAKILLQRQANDGSFSYPNHDRSGLLQSLFKGQDMVSYQHEQKQMGLDFQSHNMLIQDGHFSGQLQRQLHPSLPLEQGQKRHGENYMQQSLSENIYSEGGQYLVPRQGHVPPINGHVPPVNLPDWPVVNPVRMPARLPAHLNNDVLITQNWYSSEHQVRGGWNSTESASVPGQSISSNTDQGLYSVFSQCSQLRSNNHFDMVPPEQFMLPARSYEMASGVTSRIGNSLPQAAHPLDYLSGRDTTGSLMPDDMGWMHLPQNSGLHDSVGKSYLRSWNQ, from the exons ATGCCAATGGCGGCTGATCATAGAAGAAAAAGGCTTAATGGTGCCAGCTTTGCTGGTTGCAGTTCTTGGGAGCAATAcaaaactaaaaagaaaaaactggaatcaccaaaatgtgaattcaATGCGAGGTCGCACATCTCTCTTGAGTGGGATGGTAGCTTAAAAAAGGTTGTTGCCAAAAGGGAACAAATTGGGCTGCGACGGAAAGATTTGAGGGCATTTAATAATCTTGCTCCCCAGTGTCATGGAATTTTAGCTGATGTCCTTGTTATTCCTCAAGAAATTTTTGAGGTTGAGAATCTGATGGAGGTGCTTTCTCATGAG GTTTGGCAGACCCATTTATCTGAAAACGAGAGGAAGTATCTTTCGCAGTTTCTACCTAGAGGATCAGATGGAGAAGACACTGTGCAAGCATTGCTTTCCGGGGATAACTTTCATTTTGGAAATCCTTTTCTCAAATG GGGTACTTCACTTTGTTCAGGCAATCTCCACCCTGATTCTCTTATTCATCAGGAACAATGGACAAAATCTGAGCAGAAATCATACTTCTCTGAGATAGACAAGTACCATAATGA CATGGTAAAGTATTTGCAGAAGCTGAAAGAGATATGTGAAAATAGCCAAGATCCTGCAAACGAAGTTTTGAAGAAGATatcaag TAGGTCAAGAAGGGATGTGGAACAACAAATTTCATCACATGCAAATGAGTTTGGACTTCACAACCTTGAGGAGAATGCTGCAACTACATCTGAATCCTGCTCCTTCATTGCAGAGGATAAAGCATGTAGTAGTGACAATCAAAATAGTTCATTAATGAAGGGTGGAAAAATTCAAAGAAG GGTTCATGAAAAATGCTCTACAAAAGATACAAGCAGAAAGCAGTTGTTGGCTTCAGATGATGGAAAACCCACAAAAGGAGAGCTACAGAAACGTAATATCCACCTTAATGATGGTGATAATAAATATATGTCATACTTAAAG ATAAGCAAGAAACAACATCAACTTGTTAAAAGTATGAAGCATTCTGGTAAAAGCATTCAGTCTAAGTCCCTGAACCGGGTGTTGGGTAACCTTGATATGCTGCATGTACAACCATATGGAGAATTTGTGAAAGAGGAGCAGAAAAAGTTGCAGGCGCATTG GTTGCAACTAGCAAATGTAGATCTTCCTGCAGCATATGAAAACTGGAGAGCCAGACAGTCGCAGAGGAAGGAGATCACCAAATCGTTGGAGCAAGACTTGAAAAGTAAACTGGAAACTTTGATGGAG GATGATGAGACTGTTTCCCGGGAGCAGCATGAAGGagttagaaaacttgaattCGGAGTCAAG GATGAGGAGAAAGTGAACTACATGAGTATACTGCAGTACCAAAATGATCAAGGGAAAAGAAAAGATGGATCTGATGAG GATGAGGAGATATCAGGCGATGAGGATGTtcttgaagatcagattgatctAGGAGAAAGAGAATTTGATTCGAATTTTGAGGTTCTACTCTACCTAATAATGTTTCCATTTTCCTTG GATGAGGAGAAAGAATGTCATGATACTGTTTTGCTAAGGGATCAGAATGATGGACCAGGAAACAAGGAGTCATATGTGGAAGATGGTGAAGATTCTGGGTCTGGCTCTCCACAGTATCTGTCTCCGGAGCAGATTGCTTCCCCTAGTGCTTGTCACGAAATTAACCCTTCAGATGCAGATTCAGAAAAAAATCATGTGGCATCAAAATCAGACGAGGTTTCTCCAAATAATTCTGGGTACTCAGGTAATGGAAACACAGCAGACCCTTCCGTTGGTCAGGGTGGTCCTATCCCTATAGGTGGAGATGTCTGGCCAACAGTTGGCATGCCACATTCTTTTTATGGTTCAACCACAAACAATGAATATGCATCTATTGGTGAGTTGTCACTCCCACATTCAGTTAATAATGCCCAACGGAGCCAAGTAATAGATTTGGAATCTGATGTGCATGAAGTAGAATCTGCAAAGATTTTGTTGCAAAGACAAGCTAACGATGGTTCCTTCAGTTACCCAAACCATGATCGGAGTGGGTTACTTCAATCTTTATTCAAGGGGCAAGACATGGTATCCTACCAACATGAACAAAAGCAAATGGGACTAGATTTCCAATCACACAATATGTTGATACAAGATGGTCATTTTTCTGGGCAACTCCAGAGGCAGCTTCATCCTTCTTTGCCACTGGAACAAGGGCAAAAGAGACACGGTGAGAATTACATGCAACAATCTCTCTCAGAAAACATTTATTCTGAAGGAGGTCAATACTTAGTTCCAAGACAAGGACATGTGCCACCCATCAATGGCCATGTGCCACCTGTCAATCTACCGGATTGGCCTGTTGTTAATCCTGTTCGCATGCCAGCACGACTTCCAGCTCACTTAAATAATGATGTGCTGATAACTCAGAACTGGTATTCTAGTGAGCATCAAGTTCGTGGTGGTTGGAATAGTACAGAGAGTGCAAGTGTCCCAGGCCAGAGCATTAGTAGTAACACAGATCAAGGCTTGTATAGCGTTTTTTCTCAGTGTAGCCAATTGCGGTCAAATAACCATTTTGACATGGTGCCTCCTGAGCAATTCATGTTGCCTGCTAGGAGCTACGAAATGGCAAGTGGAGTTACTTCTAGGATTGGTAATTCTTTACCACAAGCAGCTCATCCACTTGACTATTTGAGTGGGCGCGATACTACCGGTTCCCTGATGCCTGATGATATGGGATGGATGCATTTGCCTCAGAATTCAGGTTTACATGATTCAGTGGGAAAATCATACTTGAGGTCTTGGAACCAATAA
- the LOC136221902 gene encoding uncharacterized protein isoform X2, with translation MPMAADHRRKRLNGASFAGCSSWEQYKTKKKKLESPKCEFNARSHISLEWDGSLKKVVAKREQIGLRRKDLRAFNNLAPQCHGILADVLVIPQEIFEVENLMEVLSHEVWQTHLSENERKYLSQFLPRGSDGEDTVQALLSGDNFHFGNPFLKWGTSLCSGNLHPDSLIHQEQWTKSEQKSYFSEIDKYHNDMVKYLQKLKEICENSQDPANEVLKKISRSRRDVEQQISSHANEFGLHNLEENAATTSESCSFIAEDKACSSDNQNSSLMKGGKIQRRVHEKCSTKDTSRKQLLASDDGKPTKGELQKRNIHLNDGDNKYMSYLKISKKQHQLVKSMKHSGKSIQSKSLNRVLGNLDMLHVQPYGEFVKEEQKKLQAHWLQLANVDLPAAYENWRARQSQRKEITKSLEQDLKSKLETLMEDDETVSREQHEGVRKLEFGVKDEEKVNYMSILQYQNDQGKRKDGSDEDEEISGDEDVLEDQIDLGEREFDSNFEVLLYLIMFPFSLDEEKECHDTVLLRDQNDGPGNKESYVEDGEDSGSGSPQYLSPEQIASPSACHEINPSDADSEKNHVASKSDEVSPNNSGYSGNGNTADPSVGQGGPIPIGGDVWPTVGMPHSFYGSTTNNEYASIGELSLPHSVNNAQRSQVIDLESDVHEVESAKILLQRQANDGSFSYPNHDRSGLLQSLFKGQDMVSYQHEQKQMGLDFQSHNMLIQDGHFSGQLQRQLHPSLPLEQGQKRHGENYMQQSLSENIYSEGGQYLVPRQGHVPPINGHVPPVNLPDWPVVNPVRMPARLPAHLNNDVLITQNWYSSEHQVRGGWNSTESASVPGQSISSNTDQGLYSVFSQCSQLRSNNHFDMVPPEQFMLPARSYEMASGVTSRIGNSLPQAAHPLDYLSGRDTTGSLMPDDMGWMHLPQNSGLHDSVGKSYLRSWNQ, from the exons ATGCCAATGGCGGCTGATCATAGAAGAAAAAGGCTTAATGGTGCCAGCTTTGCTGGTTGCAGTTCTTGGGAGCAATAcaaaactaaaaagaaaaaactggaatcaccaaaatgtgaattcaATGCGAGGTCGCACATCTCTCTTGAGTGGGATGGTAGCTTAAAAAAGGTTGTTGCCAAAAGGGAACAAATTGGGCTGCGACGGAAAGATTTGAGGGCATTTAATAATCTTGCTCCCCAGTGTCATGGAATTTTAGCTGATGTCCTTGTTATTCCTCAAGAAATTTTTGAGGTTGAGAATCTGATGGAGGTGCTTTCTCATGAG GTTTGGCAGACCCATTTATCTGAAAACGAGAGGAAGTATCTTTCGCAGTTTCTACCTAGAGGATCAGATGGAGAAGACACTGTGCAAGCATTGCTTTCCGGGGATAACTTTCATTTTGGAAATCCTTTTCTCAAATG GGGTACTTCACTTTGTTCAGGCAATCTCCACCCTGATTCTCTTATTCATCAGGAACAATGGACAAAATCTGAGCAGAAATCATACTTCTCTGAGATAGACAAGTACCATAATGA CATGGTAAAGTATTTGCAGAAGCTGAAAGAGATATGTGAAAATAGCCAAGATCCTGCAAACGAAGTTTTGAAGAAGATatcaag GTCAAGAAGGGATGTGGAACAACAAATTTCATCACATGCAAATGAGTTTGGACTTCACAACCTTGAGGAGAATGCTGCAACTACATCTGAATCCTGCTCCTTCATTGCAGAGGATAAAGCATGTAGTAGTGACAATCAAAATAGTTCATTAATGAAGGGTGGAAAAATTCAAAGAAG GGTTCATGAAAAATGCTCTACAAAAGATACAAGCAGAAAGCAGTTGTTGGCTTCAGATGATGGAAAACCCACAAAAGGAGAGCTACAGAAACGTAATATCCACCTTAATGATGGTGATAATAAATATATGTCATACTTAAAG ATAAGCAAGAAACAACATCAACTTGTTAAAAGTATGAAGCATTCTGGTAAAAGCATTCAGTCTAAGTCCCTGAACCGGGTGTTGGGTAACCTTGATATGCTGCATGTACAACCATATGGAGAATTTGTGAAAGAGGAGCAGAAAAAGTTGCAGGCGCATTG GTTGCAACTAGCAAATGTAGATCTTCCTGCAGCATATGAAAACTGGAGAGCCAGACAGTCGCAGAGGAAGGAGATCACCAAATCGTTGGAGCAAGACTTGAAAAGTAAACTGGAAACTTTGATGGAG GATGATGAGACTGTTTCCCGGGAGCAGCATGAAGGagttagaaaacttgaattCGGAGTCAAG GATGAGGAGAAAGTGAACTACATGAGTATACTGCAGTACCAAAATGATCAAGGGAAAAGAAAAGATGGATCTGATGAG GATGAGGAGATATCAGGCGATGAGGATGTtcttgaagatcagattgatctAGGAGAAAGAGAATTTGATTCGAATTTTGAGGTTCTACTCTACCTAATAATGTTTCCATTTTCCTTG GATGAGGAGAAAGAATGTCATGATACTGTTTTGCTAAGGGATCAGAATGATGGACCAGGAAACAAGGAGTCATATGTGGAAGATGGTGAAGATTCTGGGTCTGGCTCTCCACAGTATCTGTCTCCGGAGCAGATTGCTTCCCCTAGTGCTTGTCACGAAATTAACCCTTCAGATGCAGATTCAGAAAAAAATCATGTGGCATCAAAATCAGACGAGGTTTCTCCAAATAATTCTGGGTACTCAGGTAATGGAAACACAGCAGACCCTTCCGTTGGTCAGGGTGGTCCTATCCCTATAGGTGGAGATGTCTGGCCAACAGTTGGCATGCCACATTCTTTTTATGGTTCAACCACAAACAATGAATATGCATCTATTGGTGAGTTGTCACTCCCACATTCAGTTAATAATGCCCAACGGAGCCAAGTAATAGATTTGGAATCTGATGTGCATGAAGTAGAATCTGCAAAGATTTTGTTGCAAAGACAAGCTAACGATGGTTCCTTCAGTTACCCAAACCATGATCGGAGTGGGTTACTTCAATCTTTATTCAAGGGGCAAGACATGGTATCCTACCAACATGAACAAAAGCAAATGGGACTAGATTTCCAATCACACAATATGTTGATACAAGATGGTCATTTTTCTGGGCAACTCCAGAGGCAGCTTCATCCTTCTTTGCCACTGGAACAAGGGCAAAAGAGACACGGTGAGAATTACATGCAACAATCTCTCTCAGAAAACATTTATTCTGAAGGAGGTCAATACTTAGTTCCAAGACAAGGACATGTGCCACCCATCAATGGCCATGTGCCACCTGTCAATCTACCGGATTGGCCTGTTGTTAATCCTGTTCGCATGCCAGCACGACTTCCAGCTCACTTAAATAATGATGTGCTGATAACTCAGAACTGGTATTCTAGTGAGCATCAAGTTCGTGGTGGTTGGAATAGTACAGAGAGTGCAAGTGTCCCAGGCCAGAGCATTAGTAGTAACACAGATCAAGGCTTGTATAGCGTTTTTTCTCAGTGTAGCCAATTGCGGTCAAATAACCATTTTGACATGGTGCCTCCTGAGCAATTCATGTTGCCTGCTAGGAGCTACGAAATGGCAAGTGGAGTTACTTCTAGGATTGGTAATTCTTTACCACAAGCAGCTCATCCACTTGACTATTTGAGTGGGCGCGATACTACCGGTTCCCTGATGCCTGATGATATGGGATGGATGCATTTGCCTCAGAATTCAGGTTTACATGATTCAGTGGGAAAATCATACTTGAGGTCTTGGAACCAATAA